A DNA window from Mastomys coucha isolate ucsf_1 unplaced genomic scaffold, UCSF_Mcou_1 pScaffold21, whole genome shotgun sequence contains the following coding sequences:
- the Gfy gene encoding Golgi-associated olfactory signaling regulator, giving the protein MQPFSPIFFFLLFLLDGLSSRAAPSLPMGSDLQGMLLPSGIPTGAPENFTRDQPTPGYSATNPPEHSRTPPSASPQVSIKNLRETSSLSPFLSLETPMPVQLTSVAESQGTSQMSPSKATLAKSSETPKPDPTGIFPSETPETPKPHPSNTSLSESPETVYTDSTPTLPHGSPEISKGDTPKLSPGEGPKIPSPNPTQFLSSKSLETYDSGVTRNLNSALLPTTYPDPTESPQSAFLTTHNSNPTDAPQTQFPTATNQNVAEVAMTSDLDTTSSLPTQATTFGEEAPTPSEPGLSPSPEAPATTQVATPGLSTSDSLGTKELHIPQNSGPKGPDIPLPSARIAGPPLEHPNQVAPAVPQAPQRHSRGDTVNTIIVVERVKETGVTLVSRPRGSVGGALCLFFAGTGMLIGIFLLLWCLYRRASRHRSFAHHRLQDSGDEPVLHLDAPKDPLDLYFYAPDAWVPSHIATQPPPSTPPLPPKLPPPPRGPQRLEALSPAALSPNFV; this is encoded by the exons ATGCAGCCCTTCAGccccatcttcttcttcctcctctttctccttgatggtctgagttccagggcagccccCTCTCTGCCTATGGGCTCTGATCTCCAGGGGATGCTTCTGCCCTCTGGGATACCCACTGGTGCTCCAGAAAATTTTACTAGAGATCAACCTACCCCAGGATACTCTGCAACCAATCCTCCTGAGCACTCCAGGACACCACCCTCAGCCTCCCCTCAGGTCTCCATAAAAAACTTAAGGGAGACCTCCAGCCTcagccccttcctttctctggagACTCCCATGCCTGTCCAGCTCACCTCAGTAGCAGAATCCCAGGGTACTTCACAAATGAGCCCCTCCAAAGCAACACTTGCTAAATCTTCTGAGACTCCCAAACCTGACCCAACTGGAATTTTCCCGTCTGAAACTCCTGAAACCCCAAAACCTCACCCCTCCAACACCTCACTCTCAGAGTCTCCTGAGACTGTATATACTGACTCCACACCAACTCTACCCCATGGGTCCCCTGAAATCTCCAAAGGAGATACCCCCAAACTCTCACCTGGTGAAGGGCCTAAGATACCAAGTCCTAACCCCACCCAATTCCTTAGCTCCAAATCCCTAGAGACCTATGACTCTGGTGTGACCAGAAACCTAAATTCTGCATTGCTACCAACCACCTACCCTGACCCTACAGAAAGTCCACAGTCAGCCTTTCTCACCACTCACAACTCCAATCCCACTGATGCCCCCCAAACACAATTTCCCACAGCCACCAATCAAAATGTAGCAGAGGTGGCTATGACCTCTGACTTGGACACCACCTCTAGCCTTCCCACCCAGGCAACAACCTTCGGGGAAGAAGCCCCCACTCCCAGTGAGCCTGGCTTGAGTCCCAGCCCAGAAGCCCCTGCAACCACCCAAGTTGCCACCCCTGGCCTGTCCACCTCAGATTCCCTAGGAACCAAAGAGCTGCACATACCCCAGAACTCAGGCCCTAAAGGGCCAGATATCCCTCTTCCCTCAGCAAGGATTGCAGGGCCCCCTCTCGAGCACCCCAATCAGGTGGCCCCTGCCGTGCCTCAGGCCCCTCAGAGACACAGCCGAGGAGACACAGTCAATACTATCATCGTGGTGGAGCGAGTGAAGGAGACCG GGGTGACTCTGGTCAGCCGCCCACGGGGCTCCGTCGGTGGGGCTCTATGCCTGTTCTTCGCGGGGACAGGGATGCTGATTGGCATCTTCCTCCTGCTGTGGTGCCTCTACCGCCGAGCCTCCAGACACAGGTCCTTTGCCCACCACCGGCTCCAGGACAGCGGAGATGAACCAG TCTTGCACCTGGATGCCCCAAAGGACCCGCTGGATCTCTACTTCTATGCCCCTGATGCGTGGGTGCCCTCCCACATCGCCACCCAGCCGCCACCTTCCACGCCCCCTCTGCCGCCCAAGCTGCCCCCACCGCCTCGGGGGCCGCAGCGCCTGGAAGCCCTGTCACCCGCGGCGCTGTCCCCCAACTTCGTCTGA
- the Pth2 gene encoding tuberoinfundibular peptide of 39 residues isoform X1: MVTLRSCPLCPQVMETCQMSRSPRERLLLLLLLLLLVPWGTGPASGVALPLAGVFSLRAPGRAWVDLGTPLSRRSLALADDAAFRERARLLAALERRRWLDSYMQKLLLLDAP; the protein is encoded by the exons ATGGTGACCCTGAGATCCTGTCCCCTGTGTCCACAGGTGATGGAGACCTGCCAGATGTCCAGGAGCCCCCGAGagcggctgctgctgcttttgctgctgctactgcttgTGCCCTGGGGCACTGGCCCTGCCTCAGGTGTTGCCCTGCCCCTCGCTGGTGTGTTCAG CCTCCGCGCCCCCGGCCGTGCCTGGGTGGACTTGGGTACCCCCCTGTCTCGGCGCAGCCTGGCGCTAGCTGACGACGCGGCCTTTCGGGAGCGCGCGCGCCTGCTGGCCGCCCTGGAGCGCCGCCGCTGGCTGGACTCTTACATGCAGAAGCTGTTGCTACTGGATGCGCCCTGA
- the Pth2 gene encoding tuberoinfundibular peptide of 39 residues isoform X2: protein METCQMSRSPRERLLLLLLLLLLVPWGTGPASGVALPLAGVFSLRAPGRAWVDLGTPLSRRSLALADDAAFRERARLLAALERRRWLDSYMQKLLLLDAP from the exons ATGGAGACCTGCCAGATGTCCAGGAGCCCCCGAGagcggctgctgctgcttttgctgctgctactgcttgTGCCCTGGGGCACTGGCCCTGCCTCAGGTGTTGCCCTGCCCCTCGCTGGTGTGTTCAG CCTCCGCGCCCCCGGCCGTGCCTGGGTGGACTTGGGTACCCCCCTGTCTCGGCGCAGCCTGGCGCTAGCTGACGACGCGGCCTTTCGGGAGCGCGCGCGCCTGCTGGCCGCCCTGGAGCGCCGCCGCTGGCTGGACTCTTACATGCAGAAGCTGTTGCTACTGGATGCGCCCTGA
- the Ccdc155 gene encoding protein KASH5 isoform X4, translating into MDLPEGQVNGPTAQMYLWEQPEEANSGPLLSLEEQILNSTFEACDPHKTGTVTVAHLLAYLEAVTGQGPQDVRLQTLARSLDPYGEGAGATVELDTFLVVMRDWIAACQLQGGLEQAEETAFGGALASPHLPSACPEAEEPANLESFGGEDPRPEGPATAELLSSLEDLELSNRRLAGENAKLQRSVETAEEGSARLGEEIAALRKQLRSTQQALQVAKALDEELEDLKTLAKSLEEQNRSLMAQARHTEKEQQHLVAEVETLQEENGKLLAERDGVKRRSEELATEKDALKRQLCECERLICHREAVLSERTRHAENLAQTLEEYRTTTQELRQEISNLEEQLSQSQEGPEELLEGAKAGRVGCITALPPSLDLEIQAIRQEEDAASSGLSSPLCGVWQWEEAEAELQEEAEFPSEDPARRQQQTDFQREPVHALEGSRTPCSRLSRRQEEEEEEESWVLADPSSPPGTPHHKFASGSSPESCHVVPEMQQALMPVVRELVPVEQSQTQHCLRPQHSPGIRISQHPLVPTPILGLMLLLLLSILLLSQSPPPTWPHLQLYYLQPPPV; encoded by the exons TGTACCTCTGGGAGCAGCCTGAGGAAGCGAATTCAGGGCCACTGCTCAGCCTAGAGGAACAAATCCTTAACTCCACATTTGAAGCCTGTGACCCTCACAAGACAG GCACTGTGACTGTGGCCCACCTCCTGGCCTACCTGGAGGCTGTGACAGGACAGGGACCTCAGGATGTGCGCCTCCAAACACTGGCCCGAAGCTTGGACCCTTATGGGGAGGGTGCTGGAGCCACTGTGGAACTGGACACCTTTCTAGTGGTCATGCGGGACTGGATTGCTGCCTGTCAGCTGCAGGG GGGATTAGAGCAGGCAGAGGAGACCGCCTTCGGGGGAGCCCTGGCTTCTCCACACCTGCCATCTG CATGCCCAGAAGCTGAGGAGCCAGCCAACTTAGAGAGCTTTGGAGGAGAAGACCCCAGGCCTGAAGG GCCTGCCACAGCTGAGCTGCTGAGCAGCCTGGAGGACCTAGAGCTAAGCAACCGGCGCCTTGCTGGCGAGAATGCCAAGCTGCAGCGCAGTGTGGAAACTGCAGAGGAGGGCTCCGCACGCCTAGGGGAGGAGATCGCAGCCCTGCGTAAGCAGCTTCGAAG tACCCAGCAGGCCCTGCAGGTGGCCAAGGCTTTGGATGAGGAGCTAGAGGACCTGAAGACTCTGGCCAAGAGCCTAGAGGAGCAGAATCGCAGTCTGATGGCCCAGGCCCGGCACACG GAGAAGGAGCAGCAGCACCTGGTGGCTGAGGTAGAGACGCTACAGGAGGAG AATGGGAAGCTGctagcagagagagatggagtgaaGAGGCGTAGTGAGGAGTTGGCAACAGAGAAAGATGCTTTGAAG CGGCAGCTCTGTGAGTGCGAACGACTCATTTGCCATCGTGAAGCAGTCCTCTCAGAG CGAACCCGCCATGCAGAGAATCTAGCCCAGACCTTAGAGGAGTACAGAACCACCACGCAG GAACTAAGGCAAGAGATCTCAAACCTGGAGGAGCAGTTGAGTCAGAGCCAGGAAGGCCCTGAGGA GCTGCTGGAaggggctaaggcaggaagagtaGGCTGTATCACAGCCCTGCCCCCATCACTAGACTTGGAGATCCAAGCTATCCGGCAG gagGAGGATGCAGCCAGTTCTGGCCTCTCTAGTCCTCTGTGTGGGGTGTGGCAGtgggaggaggctgaggctgagctgCAGGAGGAGGCTGAGTTTCCCTCTGAGGACCCTGCTAGGCGACAGCAACAG acagatttccagagagAGCCAGTACATGCTCTAGAAGGAAGCAGAACTCCATGCTCGAG GTTGTccagaagacaggaagaggaggaagaagaggagagctgGGTCCTG GCTGACCCCTCCAGCCCTCCAGGAACCCCTCACCATAAATTTGCCTCTGGAAGCTCTCCTGAGAG TTGCCATGTTGTGCCAGAGATGCAACAAGCCCTCATGCCTGTGGTGAGAGAGCTGGTGCCAGTTGAGCAGTCGCAGACACAGCACTGTCTGCGTCCCCAGCATTCCCCAGGGATCAG aATCAGCCAGCACCCGCTGGTCCCCACACCTATCTTGGGCctgatgctgctgctgttgctctcCATCCTGCTGCTCAGCCAGTCTCCACCACCCACCTGGCCACACCTGCAGCTCTACTACCTACAGCCGCCACCAGTGTGA